A window of uncultured Methanoregula sp. genomic DNA:
CCCGGCTTATCCGGTAATATCCCCTACCAAAGAGAGATGTGAATCATTATGTTTATCCGATATGCCGTCAGTCTATTCATTCAGAGAAAACATCTGCCGCACTAGAGGAGTCAGGACATGTTCGAGTTTTTCTCCAACCTGAAAGTGGGAACCAAGATTCTGGTCATCTGTCTGTTCCTTGCCATCATCCCGACACTGCTGCTCGGGCTTGTCGCGTATTCCAGCTCAAGCACGGTTATCAACGAGCAAATCCAGACCCTTCTTGAAACCCAGGTCCAGGATATGAAAGGCTGGACCAATGATGTGTACAAGCTCACGCGGAACAAGGTCAACAGCGATCTCAACGTGGCCAAACAGAATTTTTATGGGAAAGGAACCCCGCAGATTGTCAATAATCGGATGGCTCTCGTTGACAGCAAAGGCAATGAATATATTGTAAATGACAATTTCGAGATTGTCGACAAGATTCAGTCCATGGTTGGGGGTGCAGCAACCGTCTTCCAAGTATATAATGGCAGTTACGCTACCCGTATTTCCACGAATGTGCTTGACTCAAACGGTCAGCGGGCTGTCGGTACCCGTCTTACTGACAATGTGTACGAAGTGGCCGTACTGAAAGGGGAGACTTATTATGGCCGCCGTGATTTATTCGGAAAGAATTATGTAACCGCATACGAGCCAATCCTGGATCCCCACGGAAAGGTTATCGGGGTTCTTTTTGTCGGTACGGAAGAAGGACAGACCCTCGATGTAGTCAAAAAAAGTATCCGGGAAACCGTTGTAGGCCAGCACGGGTACATGTACGTGATTGACAGTTCCGGAAACGTTCTTGTACACCCGAGTCTCGAAGGACAGAACTGGATCGACAAGGATTATGTCAAGGAGATGTTCAAGAACAAGGAAGGAGCGGTTCCCCACGACGTGAATGGAACGAAAGTTCTTGATGCGTACACGTATTACGAGCCCCTCGACTGGTATATCGTCTCGCGTGCGGAGCTCTCCGACTTCACTGCACCGATCGATACCATCCGGAACACGATCTTTGCTCTTGTCTTCGGGTCGATGGCGATCGGGATAGTGGTTGCCGTCCTCTTTGGGCGGTCCATATCCGGCCCCCTCCAGCAGGTGGTCGTGATGATCAAGGAGCTCAGAAACGGCCACCTGTCTGCCCGGCTCAATATCCGGCGCAAGGATGAGATTGGGGTCATGTCCGCGACCATGGATGAATTCGCCGATGATCTCCAGACCAATGTTGTCGGGGACATCAAGAAGATTGCAAACGGCGAATATATTGAGGAATTTTCCAACCCTGTTGATGAACAGGACGAGATCCGGCCCGCGCTCAAGATGATGGTCGATTCCCTTGATCACCTCCATAAGGAGACCATCAAGCTCACCGATGCCGCCAGGGCGGGCGACCTGTCCGTGCGGGGGGACGAGATGGCGTTCCGTGGCGGGTACCGGATGATCATTGCCGGTTTCAACAAGACACTTGAGACGATCACGGAGCCGGTGAACGAAGCCATGCGCCTTGCCCGGTTTTACGCATCCGGTGATCTTACTGCCCGTTTCGATGAGAAGATCCCGGTTGCCGGGGAATTTGTCGCGTACCGCGATGCGCTCAACACCATCGGTATCGAGCTGCAGCGCATGATGAAGCTGATCAACGAGGAACTCTACGAGGGCATCTCGGTCCTGTCCTCAGCCTCAAGCGAGATCCTGACCATCACCACCCAGTTATCCACTGCAAGCTCGCAGACTGCGACAACTGTGAACGAATCCTCCGACACGGTCGAGAGTGTCCGGACCAAGACCGATCTCATCAACCAGAAGACAAAAGAAGTATCCGAGAAAGCGGTGAACGCTCTCAACGATTCAGTTGATGGGCAGAAATCCGTCCAAGAGATCCTTGACGGTATGAATCATATCCAGCGGCAGATGGATATGATCGGGATGAACGTCATCAAGCTTTCCGAACAGAGCCAGGCTATCGGGGAGATCATCGCAACCGTCACGGACATTTCAGAACAATCCAACCTGCTTGCGGTGAATGCATCCATTGAAGCGGCAAAAGCCGGTGAATTCGGAAAAGGTTTCGCCGTGGTTGCCCATGAGATCCATAACCTTGCCGAGCAGTCCAAGCAGGCAACTGCGAACATCCGTACCATCCTGACCGATATCCAGCGGGGCGTCTCCTCCACCGTGATATCGACCGAGAAGGGAACCAGCTCCGTGGCAGACGCGGTCCGGCTGACAACCGATGCCCGCGAGGCAATCGAAGTCCTGACCCGTTCAACTGCAGAATCCTCCCGCCAGGCTATCGAGATAGCATCGTCTATCCACGAGCAGGCAGCCGGAATGGACCAGATCTCGGTTGCCATGGAAAAGATCCGGGATGCAGCGCAGAAAAACCTCCAGATTACCCGCCAGGCTGAAAAGACTGCGGAAGACCTGCATGAGCTGGGCCTCCGGTTAAAGAAACTCACGGTCCAGTACCATGTGTAACATTCTTTCCCATGACCGGACCGGATGCTGAATTCGAGAAACGGCTTCTTGCCACATTCCGGGATGAAGCCGAAGAACATCTCGGCGTGATGGGAAGACTTCTCCTGGAGATGGAGAATGCCGGATCATCCGCGGACCCCGGGCTCATAGAGCGCACGTACCGGACAACCCACAGCCTCAAGGGTGCTGCCCGGGCGGTCAGCCAGAAGGAGATCGAATCGGTCTGTCAGAATCTGGAAAATGTCTTTTCGCGGATGAAAAAAGGGGCATTCACTCCGGATGCCGAGGCGTTCGATCTCTTTCACCAGGCAATCAAAGTGGTGCAGTGCCTCATTGCAGGCAAGACGCCACAGGGTCTCTCTTCGGTAGGGATTGTCACTGCCCTCCGTGCACTAACCGCCAAAGAGTCCTCAAAAAGCGAGGCCCCCGTGACGGAACATTCCGGCAGTCCCCTCCTGCCAGTTCCTGATAATCAGTCCCCCCGATCGGGGTGTATCGGCAAGCCGGGAGAAAAAAGTGAGAGCCCGCATCCCGATACGATACAATCTCCTGTCACCCGTCCCGCCCGGTCGGAAATTGTCAGCCAGGAAATGTTCGGTTTCCCGGTAATGGGGATTGTTTCCGAAAAAACCGGTGTTGAGAGCGGGACCGTACGGATTGCTGCCCACAAGCTTGACCGGCTTATCGCCGGATCGGACGATCTTCTCACCACCCGGCTCTTCATCACACACCGGATGCGGGAGCTTGAAGAGATGATGGGCCGTTTTACGGTCTGGCGGTGGAACCAGGCACTTATTTCCTCCGATCTCTACCTGTTCCGGGAGACAATAAACGGTATCCGGAAATCCTCACTTCCCCCTGATCTCATCCCCCCGCTCGAACGTCTCATCAAATTTATGGACTATGATCGCGAGTTCGTCACGTATCTCCAGCACGACCTGCTGGCGCATATCCGGGCAACTGACCGGGACCGCTCGGCACTGGAGGCGAGCACGCTTGAGATATCAGACCTGATCCACGATGCGGTGCTCCTGCCGGTATCGAGCATACTCCAGTCTTTTCCCGGGCTTGTCCGGGAATATTCCCGAAGCACCGGAAAACAGGTTGAACTTGTCACCGAAGGGGGAGAGATCGAAGTCGACCGCCGTATCCTGGATGCCCTCAAAGATCCGCTCATGCACCTGGTCTACAATGGCATCGATCACGGGATCGAGTACCCGGATATCCGGGCGGCCCGGAACAAACCCGTCCGCGGCCAGGTGCAGATCAAGGTCTTCCCTCTTTCCGGGGGCAAGGTAGGTATCGAAGTGAGCGACGACGGGATCGGGATCGATGGCAGCGCAATACGGCAGACAGCGGTGAAAAACGGGCTGATCACCGAACGGGAAGAAGCACAGCTCACGGATGAAGAAGCCGTCTGGCTGATCTTCCGTTCAGGGCTCTCGATGAGCCAGAATGTAACAGAAATCTCCGGCAGGGGACTGGGGCTCGCCATTGTTGAGGATTCCGTCACCCGTCTTGGTGGATCGGTAACCGTCTCTTCCGTGATCGGGAGCGGAACCAGTATCATTATGCGTGTCCCGGTGAGGCTCGTCACGTTCCGGGGAGTTGTCGTCCGCCTGGGAAACCGCATGTATGTGCTTCCCATGCAGCAGGTTCGCCAGGTACTTCGAATAAGGGCTGATGCAATCGTTCAGAAAGGGGATCGCCCCATGCTGTCGTTCCACAATGAGCTTATCAGTATAGTGCATCTCTCCGAGATTCTCTCAACCCCTCACCCGGGAGTCCCGCCCGGCAAGGACACCCCGACTTCCCTTGTGGTCATCGCATATGGAGCCGGCAAGGTCGCCTGCATAGTTGACGAAGTGATCCGGGTTCAGGAGATCGTGGTGCGGCCTCTCGGAAGCCAGCTCCGTCGCGTGAGGCGGATTGCCGGCGCTGCAATCCTTGGCGACGGGAGAGTTGCACTGGTACTTGACACTCCGGACCTGGTTCAGGAGGCTCTCAAGACCACCGGCACGACCCCGCCGGTTGCGTATGCCAATCCCGCCGCATCCCGCATTCTTGTTGTGGAGGACTCAG
This region includes:
- a CDS encoding chemotaxis protein CheW, producing MTGPDAEFEKRLLATFRDEAEEHLGVMGRLLLEMENAGSSADPGLIERTYRTTHSLKGAARAVSQKEIESVCQNLENVFSRMKKGAFTPDAEAFDLFHQAIKVVQCLIAGKTPQGLSSVGIVTALRALTAKESSKSEAPVTEHSGSPLLPVPDNQSPRSGCIGKPGEKSESPHPDTIQSPVTRPARSEIVSQEMFGFPVMGIVSEKTGVESGTVRIAAHKLDRLIAGSDDLLTTRLFITHRMRELEEMMGRFTVWRWNQALISSDLYLFRETINGIRKSSLPPDLIPPLERLIKFMDYDREFVTYLQHDLLAHIRATDRDRSALEASTLEISDLIHDAVLLPVSSILQSFPGLVREYSRSTGKQVELVTEGGEIEVDRRILDALKDPLMHLVYNGIDHGIEYPDIRAARNKPVRGQVQIKVFPLSGGKVGIEVSDDGIGIDGSAIRQTAVKNGLITEREEAQLTDEEAVWLIFRSGLSMSQNVTEISGRGLGLAIVEDSVTRLGGSVTVSSVIGSGTSIIMRVPVRLVTFRGVVVRLGNRMYVLPMQQVRQVLRIRADAIVQKGDRPMLSFHNELISIVHLSEILSTPHPGVPPGKDTPTSLVVIAYGAGKVACIVDEVIRVQEIVVRPLGSQLRRVRRIAGAAILGDGRVALVLDTPDLVQEALKTTGTTPPVAYANPAASRILVVEDSVTSRTFLQMLLERDGYQVQTATDGIKALGMLKEQLFDLVVSDVDMPRMSGFTLTEKIRADRRLSGIPVVLVTSLDSKEDEQHGIGIGADAYVIKSGFEKNNLQTIVRDLIKKNRHPGR
- a CDS encoding Cache 3/Cache 2 fusion domain-containing protein, which translates into the protein MFEFFSNLKVGTKILVICLFLAIIPTLLLGLVAYSSSSTVINEQIQTLLETQVQDMKGWTNDVYKLTRNKVNSDLNVAKQNFYGKGTPQIVNNRMALVDSKGNEYIVNDNFEIVDKIQSMVGGAATVFQVYNGSYATRISTNVLDSNGQRAVGTRLTDNVYEVAVLKGETYYGRRDLFGKNYVTAYEPILDPHGKVIGVLFVGTEEGQTLDVVKKSIRETVVGQHGYMYVIDSSGNVLVHPSLEGQNWIDKDYVKEMFKNKEGAVPHDVNGTKVLDAYTYYEPLDWYIVSRAELSDFTAPIDTIRNTIFALVFGSMAIGIVVAVLFGRSISGPLQQVVVMIKELRNGHLSARLNIRRKDEIGVMSATMDEFADDLQTNVVGDIKKIANGEYIEEFSNPVDEQDEIRPALKMMVDSLDHLHKETIKLTDAARAGDLSVRGDEMAFRGGYRMIIAGFNKTLETITEPVNEAMRLARFYASGDLTARFDEKIPVAGEFVAYRDALNTIGIELQRMMKLINEELYEGISVLSSASSEILTITTQLSTASSQTATTVNESSDTVESVRTKTDLINQKTKEVSEKAVNALNDSVDGQKSVQEILDGMNHIQRQMDMIGMNVIKLSEQSQAIGEIIATVTDISEQSNLLAVNASIEAAKAGEFGKGFAVVAHEIHNLAEQSKQATANIRTILTDIQRGVSSTVISTEKGTSSVADAVRLTTDAREAIEVLTRSTAESSRQAIEIASSIHEQAAGMDQISVAMEKIRDAAQKNLQITRQAEKTAEDLHELGLRLKKLTVQYHV